One window from the genome of candidate division WOR-3 bacterium encodes:
- a CDS encoding aminotransferase class I/II-fold pyridoxal phosphate-dependent enzyme has product MRLGYGRQWIDDDDINEVVKVLESDLISQGSKIEEFENAIRDYTRAKYCAVFSSGTAALQVAISALDLPSGSEGITSTMTFVATVNAMIHNGIKPILCDIEPKDFLMDLEQVEDKVKDKTQIIVPVHFAGLPCDMESIDRISMRRKGKKIPVIEDAAHALGSTYSSGAKVGSCEHSDMTIFSFHPVKAITTGEGGAITTNDEKLYKRIIALRNHGFERNSDGINEMKYLGGNFRMTDFQAALGTSQLRKIDRFVLRRREIAKMYREKLGKNSFVKFQDSPREKNSSMHIMVMLFDFEKTGLDKDKFREKLRESGIFTQIHYLPVHMHEYYRERFGYKTGDFPVSEEYFREALTIPLYPKMTDEEVEFVGISILSSVEELLT; this is encoded by the coding sequence ATGAGATTGGGATACGGAAGGCAGTGGATAGACGATGATGATATTAACGAAGTTGTAAAAGTCCTAGAAAGTGATTTAATATCTCAGGGTTCAAAGATAGAAGAATTTGAAAATGCGATTCGCGACTACACCAGAGCCAAATATTGCGCGGTCTTTTCGAGCGGTACCGCCGCATTGCAGGTTGCGATTTCCGCTCTGGATTTGCCCTCCGGTTCCGAAGGAATAACCTCGACGATGACTTTTGTCGCGACAGTAAATGCCATGATTCACAACGGAATCAAGCCCATTCTTTGCGACATTGAACCTAAAGACTTCCTGATGGACCTTGAACAAGTTGAGGACAAGGTAAAGGACAAGACGCAAATTATAGTGCCTGTACATTTTGCCGGGCTTCCCTGCGACATGGAGAGTATCGACAGGATATCCATGCGAAGAAAAGGGAAAAAAATTCCTGTAATCGAAGACGCCGCTCACGCCTTGGGAAGCACATATTCCAGCGGCGCTAAGGTAGGATCCTGCGAACATTCTGATATGACGATATTTTCGTTTCATCCCGTAAAAGCGATAACAACCGGTGAAGGTGGCGCAATTACGACGAACGACGAAAAACTCTACAAAAGAATAATCGCCCTGAGAAACCATGGTTTTGAAAGAAATTCCGATGGTATAAACGAGATGAAGTATTTGGGCGGCAATTTCAGGATGACTGATTTTCAAGCCGCTCTGGGAACGAGTCAACTCAGAAAAATCGACAGGTTTGTCTTGAGAAGAAGAGAAATAGCGAAAATGTACAGAGAAAAGCTGGGAAAGAATTCTTTTGTGAAATTTCAGGATTCTCCCAGGGAAAAGAATTCTTCAATGCATATTATGGTCATGCTGTTTGATTTTGAAAAGACCGGTCTTGATAAGGACAAGTTCCGGGAAAAACTCAGAGAAAGCGGGATCTTTACCCAGATTCACTATCTTCCGGTTCACATGCACGAATACTACAGAGAAAGGTTCGGCTATAAAACCGGGGATTTTCCGGTTTCTGAAGAGTATTTCCGGGAAGCTCTTACCATACCTCTTTATCCCAAGATGACGGATGAGGAAGTTGAGTTTGTAGGAATTTCGATTCTTTCTTCTGTGGAAGAATTGTTGACATAA
- a CDS encoding ABC transporter permease: protein MKEKAIITKITSKRDYFFYFKELFKYRELIFFMTWRDILVQYKQTLIGLAWAVFKPLTTMLIFTFIFGKVAGLPSDGVPYPLLVLSGLLPWQFFSTSLTHSSSSLVSNRELISKIYFPRMILPLSSFGVSLIDFLISLIILLGLMFFYGMGLTWKLVFIPIAVLFCFLLSTGFGLLFSSINVKYRDVNHALPFFIQLSLFLSPVAYSNNLIHGEWGFLLSLNPLTGLVELFRWCFFSGIRINLFSVALSFIFTAAIFFIGSGYFLFYERKFADVI from the coding sequence GTGAAAGAAAAGGCCATTATCACAAAAATAACGAGTAAAAGGGATTATTTTTTCTACTTCAAGGAATTGTTTAAATACCGTGAGTTGATATTTTTCATGACATGGAGAGATATTCTCGTTCAATACAAACAGACTTTAATCGGATTAGCTTGGGCTGTTTTCAAGCCGTTGACGACAATGCTCATATTTACTTTCATATTTGGTAAAGTTGCAGGTCTTCCTTCGGACGGAGTCCCATATCCTCTTTTGGTTTTGTCTGGATTGCTGCCTTGGCAATTTTTTTCAACCTCACTCACTCACTCTTCCTCAAGTTTAGTGTCAAACCGAGAATTGATTTCAAAGATTTATTTTCCGAGAATGATTTTACCTCTCAGTTCGTTCGGAGTGTCGTTGATAGATTTTTTGATTTCTTTGATTATACTTTTGGGTTTGATGTTTTTTTATGGAATGGGTTTGACTTGGAAATTGGTTTTTATTCCCATTGCAGTTTTGTTTTGTTTTTTGCTATCTACGGGATTTGGTCTTTTATTTTCATCCATAAACGTCAAGTATAGAGACGTCAATCATGCTTTACCTTTCTTTATTCAGTTAAGTTTGTTTTTGTCGCCTGTGGCTTACAGCAATAATTTGATACATGGCGAGTGGGGTTTTTTACTTTCGTTAAATCCTTTAACAGGGTTGGTAGAACTTTTCAGATGGTGTTTTTTTTCTGGTATTCGGATAAATTTATTTTCTGTAGCATTGTCTTTTATTTTTACGGCGGCAATATTTTTTATCGGAAGTGGGTATTTCCTGTTTTATGAGAGAAAATTCGCGGATGTGATATGA